Below is a genomic region from Neorhizobium galegae.
GTCGCAGAGAATGACGCCGGCTTGCGCGCGGATCAGGCCGTGGCCGCAGAAGTCGCGGTGGAATTCGTGGATCAGCCCTTCGCCGATCTTGGCCTGCTGCAGCTTTTCCCACACAAGGCGCATCCGCTCGGCCCCGAGCGCCTTGTGCGAAAGCCTGTCGCGCACCTCCGCCCGCCGCCGGTCCATCTCTTCCTCGGTCGCATTGATCAAAGGGTAGGGCGGCCAGGTAGGCTGCCTGGCCTTGCGCTGTCGCCAGACGGACCAGCCGGCCACGCCCAATATAGAGATGATCACGGCATAGCAGACGATCGGAATGATGATACCCGCCATCGGCCGCTCAGCCTTCCAGGACGCGAGCCATTTCGGCGAGCTTGCGCACGGTGTTGAGATTGCGCGACGTGCCCGTTTTCAGCGCCGGCAGCTTCAGCTTCGATTTGCCCGAGCCGATCGGATAGTGGACATAGATCTCGCGCCCGGCGACGACTGCCTCTTCGCCATCCGGCGCCACCATTTTGTCGAGCGCATCCTTCGGGGCCTTTTCGGGCAGGAAATGCACGAGCAGAAAATTCGGCTTGGCCTCGGGGAAGGGCGCGTTTTCGACGATCGCCTCCAGTTCCCCAGTCGAGCGCACCATCACGCCCGGCTTCTTGCCGAATTTCTGTCCGAGAACGTCGTCCAGCTTACCGGCAACCTTGGCCTCCGCCTCGTCGGACCGGAACAGCACATTGCCGCTCTGGATGTAGGTTTTCACGTCGGTGAACCCGAGCCCTTCGCAGATGGACTTCAGTTCAGTCATCTGGAGCGCCGTGCCGGCGACGTTCACTGCGCGAAGCAGTGCCACGTAGACTGTCATTCCTTATCTCCCAAAGGCCAGCCCATCTTATGTTCCGGTGTTGCCGGGCGTGCTTTAAAGGACGGCACACCCTCCTTGGCAGGCCCTCACATCTTCCCAGCCACCTTGATCGCAAACGCATATTCGAACGCGATCTCCTCCAGCCGTTGGAAGCGTCCCGACTTGCCGCCATGGCCGGCCGCCATGTTGGTCTTCAAGAGGATCGGCGCGGTGCCGGTCGAGAATTCGCGCACCTTGGCGACCCACTTGGTCGGTTCCCAATAGGTGACGCGCGGGTCGGTCAGGCCGGAAATGGCAAGGATCGGCGGATAGGGTTTCGCCTCGACATTGTCGTAGGGCGAGTAGGCGGCGATCCACTGGTATTCTTCGAGGCTTTCGATCGGGTTGCCCCATTCCGGCCATTCCGGCGGAGTGAGCGGCAGCGTGTCGTCGAGCATGGTGTTCAAGACATCGACGAAGGGTACGGCAGCGATGATGCCGGCGAATTTTTCCGGCGCCATGTTGGCGATGCCGCCCATCAGCATGCCGCCCGCCGAACCTCCCTCGGCGATGATGTTCTCGTAGGAGGTGAAGCCTTGGCTCACCAGGTGGTCGGCGGCGGCGATGAAGTCCTTGAAGGTGTTTTCCTTGAATTCCATCTTGCCGTTTTCGTACCAGGCAAACCCCTTGTCCTTGCCGCCGCGGATATGGGCGATGGCATAAACGAAGCCGCGATCGGCGAGCGACAGGTTGTTGGTCGAGAACCCGGCGGGAATGGTAATGCCGTAGGCGCCGTAGCCGTAAAGCAGGCAGGGCGCCGAACCGTCGAGCGGCGTATCTTTCCGGTAGAGAAGCGAGACCGGCACCAGTTCGCCGTCATGCGCCGGCGCCATCACCCGGCGGGTGACGTAGTCGTCCGGATTGTGGCCCGACGGCACTTCCTGGGTCTTCAGGAGCACCCGCTCGCGGGTCGTCATGTCGTAGTCGTAAAGCTGGCTCGGCGTCGTCATCGACGAATAGGAGAAGCGGATGACGTCGCTATCGTATTCGGCGGCACCCTGCAGGCCGAGCGAATAGGCCTCTTCGGCAAACGCGATTGCATGTTCCTCGCCGGTCTGCCGGTCGCGGATGATGATCTGCGGCAGCCCGTCCTTGCGCTGCAGCCACAGCAGATAACGGGCGAACGCCATGTGGCTGATGATCAGCCGGCCGGGCTCGTGCGGCACGACCTCGGTCCAGTTTTCTTTGCCCGGCGCCGTCACCGGCGTCTGCATGATTTTGAAGTCCTTGGCATCGCCGTCATTGGTGAGGATGTAGAAGACGTCGCCGCCTTCGGTCATCGAATATTCGATGCCTTCCTCGCGTTCGGCAACCAGTGCCGGCTCGGCGGTCAGGTCCTTGGTCGACAGCAGCCGGTATTCCGACGTCTCGTGGTCGTGGATGTCGATATAGATGAAGTCGTCGAGCAGCGAGCCGCCGACGCCCATGAAGAAGCCCGGATCCTCTTCCTCGTAGACCAGCCGGTCTTCCGATTGCGGCTGGCCGACGACGTGGTGGAAGACTTTCGAGGGCCGGTGGTTCTCGTCCTGCAGCGTATAGAAGAAGCTCCGGCCGTCAGGCGCCCAGACCCCGCCGCCGCCGGTATTCTCGACCACGTCGGCCAGATCCGCGCCGGTCGCAAGATCGCGGATGCGCAGGGTGAAATATTCCGAACCCTTGTCGTCGTAACCCCAGATGCCGCGGGAATGGTCTGTCGTGTGGTCGATGCCCGAAAGGCGGAAATAATCCTTGCCCACCGCTTCCTTGTCGCCGTCGAGCAGGAGGCGTTTTTCGCCGCCGTCACGCGGGGTACGAAAATAGTGCGGCTGTTCGCCGCCGGTTACGAACAGCGTGCCGTAGGCGAACGGCCCGTCCTTCATCGGCACGGAGCTGTCGTCTTCCTTGATGCGGCCGCGCATTTCGGCAAACAGCTTTTTCTGCAGCTCGGCCGTGTCGCCCATGGCCGCTTCCATATAGGCGTTCTCGGCCTCCAGATGTTTGCGGATTTCCGGATCGAGGAGCGACGGATCCTTGAACATCGCCTGCCAGTTGTCGGCCCGGAACCAGGCATAGTCGTCCGTGCGGGTAATGCCGTGGCGGGTGTCGGAGACCGGCTTCCTGGACGCAACAGGTGCGGCGGGAAGATTGGCGAAAGGCGATGGGCGGGAGGTGGCCAAGGAAGCACTCCGGTTGTGATGCGAGGAGTGCCAGAGATAGGGGGCGCTTAGGCGCTAGGCAAGCGGGGAAGGGTGGCGCGCTTACTTCTTCTTACGATGCAGAGTGGCGTCACGCTCGTTCTGCCAGTAGACGAAGACCCCTATAAGCAGCACGCCGGCAAGGGGAGAAAAAAGAAGGAAGACATCACCCGCGCTCATCTATCCAGTCCTTTTAGCAATTGTGTTGCGAGCAAATGTAAGGTGAGCCCGATTGCAAAGCAAATGACCATCCAGAAAGCAATCCAAGGGATATCGAGGTTTGCGGCTGGCAGTTCGAGAGTAACGCGCGTTACCGGCGTGAACACGCCGACCAGGATGACGCCGATCCCGATATTGTTCAGGAATGTCGCGCGCAGTTTGATCTGTTCCTTCCTCGCATCAGAAGACAGCCGGATTTCTTCGCTCATGATGAGGCTTAACCGAGTGTGGTCGAGGGCGGCGGAACGTCGCGTCCCATGTCTTGCGCAGTTTCGATCCAGCTTGCTATCGCGTCACCCACATTGGAAATGGCTTCCTGCGGCGTCTCGCCGTCGCTCATGCAGCCCGGAAGACCGGGAACGGTCGCCAGGAAACCGCCGCCATCTTCTGGAAGGAGCGGCGAGACGAGAACCGGGTAGGGTAGTTTGGTCATTGTTCACCCCTCAATCACATCATCCTATTTCCCGTTCTGGTAGGTGGTCAATTGCGTAACCGTCTCATAGTTTCCGCCCGTCCGAGTCATATTGGATAGGAAATGACATGATAAAAACCTGGTCACTCGCCGCGCTGGCCCTTCTTTCCGCCCTGCCGGCCCATGCGCTGGATGCCCGAATCGTCCGGCAACTCGACGCGCTCGCTCCGGATGAGCGGCGTGAGCAGCGCTGCGATATCGAGGCGATGGATCGCATCAAACAGGACAACAAGGGCGAGTTCAAACCGGACAAGGTGATTGCCTACACGTTTGGCGATCCGATCGAGGCCGGCAACGCCATCCGCGCACCGGGCGCTGTTTTCCGCAGCGCCGGCGACTGGTACCGGCTCAAATACAAGTGCGAGACCGGCGACAAGGGTCTGGAAGTGATGTCCTTCGACTACAAGATCGGTTCGAAAGTCCCGCGCGAAGAGTGGGAAAAGTATTACCTCTACGATTGAGGTCATCCCGGCAGGTTCGGCACGGTCTTCTTGTCGGGGAAGAGTTCGTTCAGCACGGTCATCATGATCAGCGAGATCGGTAGCGCCAGCATGGCGCCGACCGCGCCCCACATCCAGGTCCAGAACAGGATGGCGATGAAGACGATGAAGGGATTGATCTCCCATTGCCGGCCCATGATCGCCGGGAAGATCAGGTTCTCCATGGCAAGGTGAACCGTGAAGAAGATGATCGCTGGAATGAGGCCGAGCAGCAGGGCGTCATGGGTGAGAATGCCGGCAATCGCCACCGAGATCGTCATCAGCGTGATGCCGAGGAAGGGGATGAAACTCGAGACGAAGGCGAACAGGCCCCAGAGCACCGGCATGGAAAGCCCACCGAAATAGGCAATCAGCGTCATCACCAACCCAAGCCCCAGATAGAGCAGGCTGGCCGTCGCGAAATAATAGCCGAGTACCTCGTCGATCGAGTTGAGCACCCGGATTGCCATCAGCCTCTGCCGGCGTGTCGGAAAGGCGAGGATGATGGTGCGCCGCAACCGCACCCGGCCGTAGAGAAACAGCAGGAGAGCGGCAAAGAAGATCATCCCCTGGATGATCGCCGGCGTCAGGTTAGCGGTGACGATGCCGAGAATATTGCCGGAATTTTCGATCAGCGACTGCATCGACATCGGCCCCGTCTCGAAGGTCGCAGGCGAGACGTTGATCCAATGCTGGCTTTCGAGGAAGGGCCTGATGCGGTTGATGGTCCGCTCGATGAAACTCGGGCCTTCCTGCAGCAGCGTCGCGACCGGTTCGGCGAGCGAATTGGCGATCAGGAACAGGACCGCGAAGACGAGTGTCGACAGGATGAGGGCGATGCCGAAGCGCGGCACGCCGGCCCTGCTCAGCCGATCCGCGACGAGCCCGAGGATCAGTCCGACGACGACGGCGAGCGTGACCGGGATCAGGATCAGCGACATGTAGTGGACCAGCGCGAAGAACACGATCGCGAAAATGCCGATCACCGCCCAAGCCATCGCAACATCGAGAGCCTCGCGTCCGAGCGTCAGGTTCTCGGTCGATTCGATATCCTCGGGACGCAACGCCGTTTCCCCTCGGGGCTGCGCGGCGAGGCCGATCGGATGTCTTTTCGGCTTGCTGCCGTTGCGCGCGCTCATGATCGCCATATGTCCAGAGGTCCCCGTGATGCCTCTTAACGCAAAAGCGGCGCTCCGGTTCCGGGGCGCCGCTGGTCCGCAAAACGGGGCGGATCAGGCTCAGGCGGCGAGCGTCAGGCCGATGCCCCAGGGATCTTTGAGCGACCAGCCTTCGGCTGTCCTCGTCGTGGCGATCTCCTGGGTGTCGAGCGCAGTCAGCGCCCTGTCGAGCGCCGCCTTGTCGTTGAACCGGACCGTGTAGTCCGAAAGCCCGGTCATGTTGCCTTCGCGGGCCTGCGCGCCGCGGCTGTTCCAGATATTGGCGGCGATATGGTGGTGGTAGTCGCCGGTCGCAAAGAAGCTGGCGCCGGGATACCGCGCCATGATCTTCAGGCCCAGCACGTCGCGATAGAAGGCGTCTGCCTGCGGGATGTCGCCGACCTGCAGATGGATGTGGCCGACGGCCGTGCCATCCGCCATGCCGTCAAACGCCTGCTTGGGAGCGCTGTTGTAGAGTTCCTGCAGGTTCAGGCGCTCGGTCGCCATGGCGATCGTGCCGTCCGGCTGATGGGTCCATTCCTGCGGGGTTCGGTCGCGGTAGATCTCGATACCGTTGCCCTCGGGGTCGGACAGATAGATCGCTTCGCTGACGAGGTGGTCTGATGCACCCTCCAGCCGGATATTGTTGTGGGTGGAATGTGCCAGCCAGTGGGCAAGCTCCTGCCGGTTCGGCACCAGGAAAGCGGTGTGGAACAGGCCGGCGGCATTGCGCGGCGCACGGGCGACGTTTTTGCCGGTCGTCAGCGTCAGCAGCGGTTGGCCGCCGACGCCCAGCACCTCACCGCTCGGGCTCTTTTCGAGAACCTTCAGGCCGATAATGTTCTGGTAGAAGCCGGAGACCAGGGCCAGGTCGCTGACGACCAGATGCGCGCCGCGGACATGGGCCGGGCGGGTCAGGGCGAAGGGTTGCGTGACGTCGGACATATCGAAATCCTTTCTGCGTCGGGCGGATCGAAACG
It encodes:
- a CDS encoding DUF1697 domain-containing protein, whose product is MTVYVALLRAVNVAGTALQMTELKSICEGLGFTDVKTYIQSGNVLFRSDEAEAKVAGKLDDVLGQKFGKKPGVMVRSTGELEAIVENAPFPEAKPNFLLVHFLPEKAPKDALDKMVAPDGEEAVVAGREIYVHYPIGSGKSKLKLPALKTGTSRNLNTVRKLAEMARVLEG
- a CDS encoding S9 family peptidase, which produces MATSRPSPFANLPAAPVASRKPVSDTRHGITRTDDYAWFRADNWQAMFKDPSLLDPEIRKHLEAENAYMEAAMGDTAELQKKLFAEMRGRIKEDDSSVPMKDGPFAYGTLFVTGGEQPHYFRTPRDGGEKRLLLDGDKEAVGKDYFRLSGIDHTTDHSRGIWGYDDKGSEYFTLRIRDLATGADLADVVENTGGGGVWAPDGRSFFYTLQDENHRPSKVFHHVVGQPQSEDRLVYEEEDPGFFMGVGGSLLDDFIYIDIHDHETSEYRLLSTKDLTAEPALVAEREEGIEYSMTEGGDVFYILTNDGDAKDFKIMQTPVTAPGKENWTEVVPHEPGRLIISHMAFARYLLWLQRKDGLPQIIIRDRQTGEEHAIAFAEEAYSLGLQGAAEYDSDVIRFSYSSMTTPSQLYDYDMTTRERVLLKTQEVPSGHNPDDYVTRRVMAPAHDGELVPVSLLYRKDTPLDGSAPCLLYGYGAYGITIPAGFSTNNLSLADRGFVYAIAHIRGGKDKGFAWYENGKMEFKENTFKDFIAAADHLVSQGFTSYENIIAEGGSAGGMLMGGIANMAPEKFAGIIAAVPFVDVLNTMLDDTLPLTPPEWPEWGNPIESLEEYQWIAAYSPYDNVEAKPYPPILAISGLTDPRVTYWEPTKWVAKVREFSTGTAPILLKTNMAAGHGGKSGRFQRLEEIAFEYAFAIKVAGKM
- a CDS encoding type II toxin-antitoxin system HicB family antitoxin, producing the protein MTKLPYPVLVSPLLPEDGGGFLATVPGLPGCMSDGETPQEAISNVGDAIASWIETAQDMGRDVPPPSTTLG
- a CDS encoding DUF930 domain-containing protein, with translation MIKTWSLAALALLSALPAHALDARIVRQLDALAPDERREQRCDIEAMDRIKQDNKGEFKPDKVIAYTFGDPIEAGNAIRAPGAVFRSAGDWYRLKYKCETGDKGLEVMSFDYKIGSKVPREEWEKYYLYD
- a CDS encoding AI-2E family transporter — encoded protein: MSARNGSKPKRHPIGLAAQPRGETALRPEDIESTENLTLGREALDVAMAWAVIGIFAIVFFALVHYMSLILIPVTLAVVVGLILGLVADRLSRAGVPRFGIALILSTLVFAVLFLIANSLAEPVATLLQEGPSFIERTINRIRPFLESQHWINVSPATFETGPMSMQSLIENSGNILGIVTANLTPAIIQGMIFFAALLLFLYGRVRLRRTIILAFPTRRQRLMAIRVLNSIDEVLGYYFATASLLYLGLGLVMTLIAYFGGLSMPVLWGLFAFVSSFIPFLGITLMTISVAIAGILTHDALLLGLIPAIIFFTVHLAMENLIFPAIMGRQWEINPFIVFIAILFWTWMWGAVGAMLALPISLIMMTVLNELFPDKKTVPNLPG
- a CDS encoding VOC family protein; the encoded protein is MSDVTQPFALTRPAHVRGAHLVVSDLALVSGFYQNIIGLKVLEKSPSGEVLGVGGQPLLTLTTGKNVARAPRNAAGLFHTAFLVPNRQELAHWLAHSTHNNIRLEGASDHLVSEAIYLSDPEGNGIEIYRDRTPQEWTHQPDGTIAMATERLNLQELYNSAPKQAFDGMADGTAVGHIHLQVGDIPQADAFYRDVLGLKIMARYPGASFFATGDYHHHIAANIWNSRGAQAREGNMTGLSDYTVRFNDKAALDRALTALDTQEIATTRTAEGWSLKDPWGIGLTLAA